CCGGCCGCGAGGCTGGCCGCGGCCATCGCCGAGGCTGCCGCGGGTGACGCCTGGGACGGACGCGACAAGGTGACGCTCGTCCTGCCGGACCAGCTGCGCAGCTTCGGCTCCTGGCTCGAGCAGCTCATCGCCGAGTCACTCGGCAAGGAGGGCAAGGGCGTCATCCCGGTCGCCTCGGAGCCTCTCGGCCCCCTTGAGGTCTACGACGAAGACCGGCTGTTCGTCGCCTACGGAGTGGGGGACGAGCCATGGCCTGCGGCGCTGGAGGCCATCGAGGCCGAGCACCCGGTGGTCCGCATCAGGATCTGGTCGCTGTCCGACCTGGGGGCCGAGTGCTATCGATGGCAGATGGCCACTGCGCTGACCGCGCACATCCTGGACATCCACCCGTTCGACCAGCCGGACGTGGAGTCGGCCAAGCAGCGGTCCAGGCAGGCCCTGGAGCAGAGCGGCCAACGTCCGGACCCCGGCGACGCCGCCGCGCTGCTGTCCGCGCTGGACCCGGGCGACTACGTGGGGATCCAGGCCTTTCTGACCCCGTCGTCCGAGAACAACCGCCGGCTGCAGCAGGTCCGGGTGAAGATCCGCGACCGCCACCGCGTCGCCACGACCGCGGGGTTCGGCCCCCGCTTTCTTCACTCGACGGGACAGCTCCACAAAGGGGGCCCGGAGTCCGGGGTCTTCCTGCAGGTGACCAAGACACACGGCACCGACGTCGAGGTGCCGGGGATGGGCTTTTCATTCGGGCGGCTGTTCGATGCGCAGGCCGACGGGGACCTGCAGGCGCTTCGCGACGCGGGGCGGCGCGTGGCGCGGGTGGGCATCGAGGACCTGGAGAAGCTGGCATCGGAGGGTGGGTCCTGATGCGTATGGCGATGGTCGGCCTGGGGCGGATGGGAGGCAACATGGCCCTGCGCCTGATGCGCGGCGGCCACGAGATCGTCGCCTTTAACCGCACCGAGGAGAAGACGCGCGAGCTTCAGGCGCAGGGCGCGGTGGCCGCGCTGTCCCTCGAGGAGGTGGTGGCGAACCTGCAGCCGCCGCGGGTGGTGTGGGTGATGGTCCCTGCGGGGGAGCCGACGGAGCAGACGGTTCAATCGCTCGCGGGGCTGCTGGATCCGGGCGACGTCGTCGTGGACGGCGGCAACTCCAACTACCGCGACTCGGTCCGCAGGGCCGGCGAGCTGGCCGCACGCGGCGTCCTGTTCCTGGACTCGGGGACGTCCGGCGGCATCTGGGGGCTGGACAATGGCTACTGCCTGATGGTCGGCGGCCCCCGGGAGGCCTACGACCTGATCGTCCCGGCGCTGCAGACGCTGGGGGCGGAGGGCGGGTACGCGCACGTGGGACCGTCGGGGGCCGGCCACTTCGTGAAGATGGTCCACAACGGCATCGAGTACGGGATGCTCCAGGCTTTCGGTGAGGGTTTCGAGCTGCTGGCGGCGGCCGACGAGTTTTCGCTGGACCTGCACCAGATCTCGGAGCTGTGGCGGCACGGAAGCGTCGTCCGCTCGTGGCTGCTGGACCTGCTGGAGACGGCCTTCGCGCAGGAGCCGGACCTAGCGTCGCTCGAC
The window above is part of the Actinomycetota bacterium genome. Proteins encoded here:
- a CDS encoding glucose-6-phosphate isomerase; amino-acid sequence: PAARLAAAIAEAAAGDAWDGRDKVTLVLPDQLRSFGSWLEQLIAESLGKEGKGVIPVASEPLGPLEVYDEDRLFVAYGVGDEPWPAALEAIEAEHPVVRIRIWSLSDLGAECYRWQMATALTAHILDIHPFDQPDVESAKQRSRQALEQSGQRPDPGDAAALLSALDPGDYVGIQAFLTPSSENNRRLQQVRVKIRDRHRVATTAGFGPRFLHSTGQLHKGGPESGVFLQVTKTHGTDVEVPGMGFSFGRLFDAQADGDLQALRDAGRRVARVGIEDLEKLASEGGS
- the gnd gene encoding decarboxylating 6-phosphogluconate dehydrogenase, whose protein sequence is MRMAMVGLGRMGGNMALRLMRGGHEIVAFNRTEEKTRELQAQGAVAALSLEEVVANLQPPRVVWVMVPAGEPTEQTVQSLAGLLDPGDVVVDGGNSNYRDSVRRAGELAARGVLFLDSGTSGGIWGLDNGYCLMVGGPREAYDLIVPALQTLGAEGGYAHVGPSGAGHFVKMVHNGIEYGMLQAFGEGFELLAAADEFSLDLHQISELWRHGSVVRSWLLDLLETAFAQEPDLASLDGYVEDSGEGRWTVLDAVERGVPMTAISHALFARFTSRTDNAFGMKVIAALRQAFGGHAVRRGDL